The sequence ACACACAGtactttttttaatgacttctgCATTCTAAACATTCAACCCCATGACTAGCATCCTCTATAAGGGAACACATTTGTAAATCAGATGCTATTGAAACCGTGCTGACTTTTACTGACTTAAACAAGTATTTTCTGTTAATCCTAAATTTGCATAAACAAACCACACCAAAAGTCAGACATGCATGACCACTGAACACATCTGCTTGAGTGGGTTCAAACGACCCAGAGATACCACAGAAGTTTCAGAATGCTGTTCGGCGAACACATTAAGAAAAACCTTTCAGTCTTCGAGctgaatgagaaaaaatgaaGTATGTGCTTTGAGAGCATCCTGCCCACAGTGAAGACTCCACCGGAAGAGGATAAAAGGTTGATTGGGAGTATTGGGAAGTCCCAGAAGAGAAAATCTCCCCATCTGTGAGGAGGCTGAGACTTAGTTTCAGAAGTCCTGGTTCTTTTCGTGGAGGTCGTTACAGTCATTTGACTTAATTCCATGGAAGATCTCGGGTGTATTTTGAAGATGctcaatgcaaaaacaaaccCAGGATCATTACAGGCTGTCATTACCTGTAAACAAAGGGTTAAGATTGCCCAGAGATGCTGCCACAAACGGATGTTTATCATGTTTGCACCCCATCAGAGCAGCAAACtggtacagtactgtacttaagaTGCATGTCATCAAAGGGTTGAATAATTTTCATACTGCAGTAGTCAGTAAAACAATGCATGTAAATGCAGCATTTGGAACAACATCTTAGTATTGAGCTATTTTAACTCCTGTaattttgtgtgcattttgcAAACAAATGGTATAATGTGCAGGTAAATATAACACACAAAGGGGGCTGAATATGTTCTGCTTGCAACTGTCTCCTAATCTtcagttaaaacaaacaaacaaacaaacaaacacagtgatGTGCAGCCACTGGAATCTGTGGTCCAGGCCTCTGATTCCCAGTTTTCTTGCTACCCTCCCCTCTGATTGGGCTAAATGAATAACGTTAGCTGGCAGCGGCTTCAGTGTGGGATGCACACCCCGCATACACACAGCCTCCATGTAGCAGGAAACGAAGCCCTCCTCCTCGCTGCTTACCTGAGGGTCTATACTAGCGGCAGACATCATTCATCCACCAGGTGTTGCAGACTGGAGCCCTGAGAAGACGTGCAGTAGAGGAGCTAAGTGGAGAAGCTAATGGCTGGAGAGGCTGTCCCTTCACTTTGCTAATAGTTAACCACAGTTAGCAGCGGTTGCTAGCCGGTGTCGCTGCTCGGGGGGGGGCGGTTGGCGTATCGTCCTCCTGCTGCCGCTCCGTGCCGTCCACTGCGGGGCTTCTCTCCGCTTCGAGACCCCCCTCACTGTTACATTAAAATCTGTTCAGCCTCGGTGGCCCTGCTCACTTGGCCCAATGGCAGTCTCATCCGGGTTTCTCCGAGACGGAAGTGACGTCACGACGTGCGGACGCCTCCATGGCTACCTAGCAGCAGTAGCGGCGCCAGCAGCAGAGCGGTGCGTACTTTGTTTACAAAACATTTACGTATCAGAAAAAATAGACTAAATAAAACGGTTTAATTATTCAGCATAAAAAATATCACATGCGCTGTATAAAAAAgcgtacaaaataaaatatacagttaATTAATAAGAAGGAATACAGCtattataattacaattttagtttaattataatttaattataattaaataaattattaggATAAATTGTAAACGCAAAAAATAGAGCAAAACATAAATCTTTGTAATCCAGGTAAAAACTAACCTGAAACAAAAAatagcaatgaaaaaaaaaacagcttcaaaTATTACTAAGCCAATGCTTTAGTAAACAGGAAAAGTCAGCAGTAGTGTGTATAAAAATCTAAGACCCCATTACAACAACTGGAGTGAATATATGGTTTATTTCATCATAGGCTAAATAAGTTTTTTTGTAACTAAAATTACACAATAATGGACACATCTTAAAAAACGAAGCATGTATTGTACTTATTTACATGCCTCACATTTGATTGCTTGAGATCAATTGACTTATGTCGtgtttacacacaaacagagtgAGACAGAGGTAGACAGTGTTTGACATCTAAGAAAGAAATGCATACTGTGATATGGCCTTATTAAGATTCTCTTCTTGATTCAGGTGGTGCAGTCGGTGCTCAGTGAAGTTTCATCTCCTTGACAGATGTTTTCATTGACAATTACCAATAAAAATGCACGAAGACTCTTCAGAGTTTTCTCCTTGCTCAGCTACTTCAAGGACTTTCCTTTGGCAGTTATTTGTAATCTATACAAAAATGTGGAAAGTACTTCATTAGTGAGATGATCAGCATAAACGCTGCAAGTATACATGGATAGAGTGGGTGCAAACAAAtaatagtacagtattttccgcaatataaggcgcacctaaaagcctttaattttctcaaaaactgactgtgcgccttataatccagtgcaccttacatatgaaaataattttaaaataggccattcattgaaggtgcaccttacaatcagatgcgccttataatccagtgtgccttatatgtgaaaaagaTTTCAAATAAGTCATTCATTGAATCTGCGCCTTATAGTCGATtgcgccttatggtgcggaaaatactgtaatcatgaCACTAAACCTACTGACAGGGATTATACTACATGAACAACTGAGggggtttggattgatgatgaaacTCACCAGTGAAATTAACTGAAATAAGtggaacacagaaaacaaatgatacAAATCAATGGAAGATTGTTAAAACAGCTTGATGGATCATTTATAGAGATACAATTTCCCATCTGTAGTTTTCATCATTCATTAGGAGCGTACTTACAGCTGTCGTCCTCATCTGAGAAAGTGCTGACGGCGTAGCAGGCGTAGACGAATCCCAGGAGCTATAGAGATGAATACAGAAAGCACACTGCTAATCATAAACCTTATTTTACAAACATTCTCTTAACAGTGACTTTACAATAGAAGCGCAggcataaaaaaatattattcagtGGCCTGTTGAGTCTTTGTTTCTCACACTGACAGAACCAACAAAACCAAATCAAATTGTTAACTCTGAAGTGAATGAGACTCACTGATAAGAGGATCTGGACGGAGCAGTGCAGGATTTCTATGTACTGGAATTCCAGCCAGCAGCTCATCACCGTCGACAGCTCGGGGTTTCTCTGATTCTGCCACCCGGCAGACAGGAGACCAGCACTCTCGCACCCTGGCCCGTTGTCCTTCCACCATGAACGATGCGATGACACTCCCAAGGAGAGTAAATCACTGTCCTGTAGCAGCATCCGGAAGAAAAGTCATGATCATAGCTTTTCTGCTCTTTCACATCAGCAATATATTTCCACTCGATCAGGCTGCGTGCACCAGACAGGTAAAATAGGTAGGAGAGAAATTCTAGAATGATTTATGGTGAGTTCATTTATTTGCCTCCACTCAGGAGGTTTTATTTCCAGCAGTTTGGTCCTCTGTTAGAAgggttacacaaaaaaatattgaattcttGTGAGGGTGGgacatttttcttcaaataaagGGAGAGACGCTTCCCTCTGAATATTTTGATGTCATACAGATATATTATCATTTCCACACCACATCATAAAACCTTTTAGCAATATTACTCAACATAATTAACATAGACTTGAACTAGACATGGTTTATGAAACATTTAGTTATATAACTTTTGTGTAAAAggctccaaaaaaacaaacagcaactttagttatactatatatacagttCTATTCATAATAATAGTGTGTTTAAAAGAGTGAGTAAACctaaattttgatttattttaatgcacacaaatgcattgagGACACAGCGCATTCTGTTTCAACACAAAAAGTTGGAAAAAGTAGTGTAATTGGatttgataatattttacatGAAGTCAAAAAATATGCTTGAAGATTCAATTATCCTGAGAATTATAAACTAATAATTAGTTGCATAACCAGTTTCTGATAACCTCTTCACGTCTGTGGTGCATGAAGTCGACCAACGTCTGGCACCGGTCAACAGACATTGCAGCTCACGACAATTGTTCTAGGTTTTTCTGCATTTCTCGGTTTTGCCTCATGAGCAGCATTTTTCATGTCATCCTGCAGGATTTCTGTGGAATATAGGTCTGGGGATTTGCTGGACACTCCAACATTGGAATTTTATTTGTCTGGAACCATGATTTTGCTcactcactggtgtgtttgaggtcattgtcttgttgaaacacccgTTTAaaggcatttcctcttcagagTACAGCAATATGACTAATTCCAGTATTC is a genomic window of Antennarius striatus isolate MH-2024 chromosome 2, ASM4005453v1, whole genome shotgun sequence containing:
- the nkain5 gene encoding sodium/potassium-transporting ATPase subunit beta-1-interacting protein 3, which translates into the protein MGCISARWVLILLCCLQLITALERQVFDFLGYQWAPIMINFFHIIVVILGLFGAIQYRSRYVIMYLLWMLLWVGWNVFVSCLYLDLGGLSKDSDLLSLGVSSHRSWWKDNGPGCESAGLLSAGWQNQRNPELSTVMSCWLEFQYIEILHCSVQILLSLLGFVYACYAVSTFSDEDDSCKYAPNE